Proteins encoded by one window of Chondromyces crocatus:
- a CDS encoding multiheme c-type cytochrome — MGARGGVQYGARRTLEVTPLGGRCTEGVSTMRSLGSLGLILVLVGGGALGSACAGAHEGVDGAGAAPWGRGAHEGHGALVEGERVTAGQRRSGAASSEVSGAVGTRMPTPARARGAVAVAVNQGCEGCHEGEARAWRASLHHRANTEPAYQRAFALEPLPFCRGCHAPEGVPTEEAPEAVGKLGVGCVTCHVTGDAPGMLARGARLAELPVLAAPWRGASAPPAAPHGVVRDARFGGAEACAGCHEFAFPTAPGRRLSELMQSTISEHRASASAGQSCAGCHMPEGPDGRRRHAFVGSRDEGFVRSAVQVSARRVSATGVEVTLSPANSGHAFPTGDLFRRLSVSAEALGPDEMVLGGAERFLARHFELRAGQSGRRLVSDDRVHGTPVVVALDVGDAGVGREIGWQVTYQRVAHPNGVEARAASVEGEVRVASGRLAP, encoded by the coding sequence GTGGGCGCTCGGGGTGGCGTCCAGTACGGGGCGCGCCGCACGCTGGAGGTGACGCCGCTCGGAGGGCGTTGTACCGAGGGCGTGTCGACCATGCGCAGCCTGGGCAGCCTGGGGTTGATTCTGGTGCTGGTGGGCGGGGGCGCCCTGGGGAGCGCTTGCGCAGGGGCGCACGAAGGGGTGGATGGCGCCGGGGCGGCGCCGTGGGGTCGTGGAGCGCACGAGGGCCACGGCGCGCTCGTGGAGGGGGAGCGGGTGACGGCGGGGCAGCGGAGGTCGGGCGCGGCTTCGTCCGAGGTCTCCGGCGCGGTGGGGACGCGGATGCCCACGCCGGCGCGGGCGCGGGGCGCGGTGGCGGTGGCCGTGAACCAGGGGTGCGAGGGGTGTCACGAGGGGGAGGCGCGGGCGTGGCGGGCGTCGCTGCACCACCGAGCGAACACGGAGCCGGCATACCAGCGGGCGTTCGCGCTCGAACCGCTGCCGTTCTGCAGGGGATGCCACGCGCCCGAGGGGGTGCCGACGGAGGAGGCGCCCGAGGCGGTCGGGAAGCTGGGGGTGGGGTGCGTGACGTGCCACGTGACGGGGGACGCGCCGGGGATGCTGGCGCGAGGGGCGCGGCTGGCAGAGCTTCCGGTGCTGGCAGCGCCGTGGAGGGGGGCGTCCGCGCCACCAGCAGCGCCGCACGGGGTGGTGCGGGACGCGCGGTTCGGCGGGGCGGAGGCGTGCGCGGGATGCCACGAGTTCGCGTTTCCGACGGCACCGGGGCGGAGGCTTTCGGAGCTGATGCAGTCGACGATCTCGGAGCACCGGGCGTCGGCCTCCGCAGGGCAGTCGTGCGCGGGGTGCCACATGCCCGAGGGGCCGGACGGGCGACGGCGTCACGCGTTCGTGGGGTCGCGGGACGAGGGGTTCGTGCGGAGCGCGGTGCAGGTGTCGGCGCGGCGGGTGTCGGCGACGGGGGTGGAGGTGACGCTTTCGCCCGCGAACTCGGGGCACGCGTTCCCGACGGGGGATCTGTTCCGGCGGCTGTCGGTGTCGGCAGAGGCGCTGGGGCCGGACGAGATGGTGCTGGGGGGCGCCGAGCGGTTCCTGGCGCGGCATTTCGAGCTGAGGGCGGGGCAGAGTGGGCGGCGGCTGGTGAGCGACGATCGGGTGCACGGGACGCCGGTGGTGGTGGCGCTGGACGTGGGGGACGCCGGGGTGGGCCGGGAGATCGGGTGGCAGGTGACGTACCAGCGGGTGGCGCATCCGAACGGGGTGGAGGCGCGGGCGGCGTCCGTGGAGGGGGAGGTGCGGGTGGCGTCGGGGAGGCTCGCGCCGTGA